The following are from one region of the Cryptosporangium minutisporangium genome:
- a CDS encoding ABC transporter permease has protein sequence MDIVTRAINWFGDPAQWSGVDGIPNRVQEHLFYSGLSLLIAALIALPLGLFVGHTGRGAFLAVNSAGAARALPTVGLVGLTVVVFGIGLTPTLLPLVALAIPAILVNTYAGVQQVDKQLRDAAHGMGMKGRQVLFQVELPVALPLIILGLRTAAVQIVSTATIAAYVGLGGLGRYIFDGLARREYEVMVGGAVLSVLLALGTEALFVGVQRLIVSPGLRQRAPVR, from the coding sequence GTGGACATCGTCACCCGCGCGATCAACTGGTTCGGGGACCCGGCGCAGTGGTCGGGTGTCGACGGGATCCCGAACCGGGTCCAGGAACACCTCTTCTACTCCGGGCTCTCGCTGCTGATCGCGGCGCTGATCGCGCTGCCGCTCGGGCTGTTCGTCGGACACACCGGACGGGGCGCGTTTCTCGCGGTGAACTCGGCGGGCGCCGCCCGCGCGCTGCCCACCGTCGGCCTGGTCGGCCTCACCGTCGTCGTCTTCGGCATCGGCCTCACGCCGACGCTGCTGCCGCTGGTGGCGCTCGCCATCCCGGCGATCCTGGTGAACACCTACGCCGGCGTCCAACAAGTGGACAAGCAGCTACGGGACGCTGCCCACGGCATGGGCATGAAGGGCAGGCAGGTGCTGTTCCAGGTGGAGCTGCCGGTCGCCCTGCCACTGATCATCCTCGGCCTCCGCACCGCGGCCGTGCAGATCGTCTCGACCGCGACGATCGCGGCGTACGTCGGGCTGGGCGGCCTCGGCCGTTACATCTTCGACGGGCTGGCCCGCCGCGAGTACGAGGTCATGGTCGGCGGCGCGGTGCTGTCCGTGCTGCTCGCGCTCGGTACCGAGGCGCTCTTCGTGGGTGTCCAGCGCCTCATCGTCTCGCCAGGCCTCCGCCAGCGGGCGCCCGTGAGATGA
- a CDS encoding ABC transporter permease — protein sequence MTWDWRWSWIPDHYDLLGELLLQHLYLAVVPVVLGLLIALPLGIVCVRVRRLYAPVLALTSVFYALPSLALFVVLIDYTGFTGWTVIIPLTIYTLSVLVRNVVDGLRSVPEHVSQAATAMGFGGVRRLLQVDLPIAVPVVIAGLRVATVSNISLVSVGSLIGISGLGQLFVDGIQRSFITPIIVGIVLTVALAVLADAVLVGLQWLLTPWTRAGRSTEPVTADPAGAATAGVA from the coding sequence ATGACCTGGGATTGGCGCTGGTCCTGGATCCCCGACCACTACGACCTCCTCGGAGAGCTGCTGCTCCAGCACCTCTACCTCGCGGTCGTGCCGGTGGTGCTCGGCCTCCTGATCGCACTGCCGCTGGGCATCGTCTGCGTCCGGGTGCGCCGGCTGTACGCGCCGGTGCTGGCGCTGACCAGCGTTTTCTACGCGCTGCCCTCGCTGGCGCTGTTCGTGGTGCTGATCGACTACACCGGCTTCACCGGCTGGACCGTGATCATTCCGCTGACGATCTACACGCTCTCGGTGCTGGTCCGGAACGTCGTGGACGGGCTGCGCTCGGTGCCGGAGCACGTCAGCCAGGCGGCGACTGCGATGGGCTTCGGCGGCGTGCGCCGGCTGCTCCAGGTCGACCTGCCGATCGCGGTGCCGGTCGTGATCGCCGGCCTGCGGGTCGCCACCGTCTCGAACATCAGCCTGGTGAGCGTCGGTTCGCTGATCGGGATCAGCGGCCTCGGCCAGCTCTTCGTCGACGGGATCCAGCGCAGCTTCATCACGCCGATCATCGTCGGAATCGTGCTCACGGTCGCGCTCGCCGTACTCGCGGACGCGGTGCTGGTCGGGCTGCAGTGGCTCCTCACCCCGTGGACGCGGGCCGGGAGATCGACCGAGCCGGTGACCGCGGACCCGGCCGGCGCGGCGACGGCGGGGGTGGCGTAG
- a CDS encoding ABC transporter ATP-binding protein, which produces MITFESVTKRFPDGTVAVDDLSLEIPAGKITVLVGPSGCGKTTTLRMINRMIDPTSGTITVDGQNVLDVDPPTLRRRIGYVIQQGGLLPHRTIVDNVATVPFLLGHDKKKARSDAMALLERVGLPAAFAKRYPHQLSGGQQQRVGVARALAADPPVMLMDEPFSAVDPVVRKGLQDEFLRLQTELHKTIVLVTHDIDEAVKLGDLVCVMEVGGRIGQFDTPERLLAAPSDAFVEEFLGADRGVRRLSFVGSDGLDLDTARVVTSGTSANTWRLLVDAAGRPEGWLAPGSSDGPQPAGRVFTVGRDSLRAALDSSVLNPSGDAIGVDSDGKVLGLAGHDQITGALRARTHEPSAEPATEPSGGSSGGSSTEPSAARSQPSPAGAGE; this is translated from the coding sequence GTGATCACCTTCGAGAGCGTGACCAAACGGTTCCCGGACGGCACGGTCGCCGTCGACGACCTCAGCCTGGAGATCCCGGCCGGCAAGATCACCGTCCTGGTCGGCCCGTCCGGATGCGGCAAGACGACGACGCTGCGGATGATCAACCGGATGATCGACCCGACGTCCGGCACGATCACGGTGGACGGCCAGAACGTGCTGGACGTCGATCCGCCGACCCTGCGCCGCCGGATCGGGTACGTGATCCAGCAGGGTGGGCTGCTCCCCCACCGGACGATCGTCGACAACGTCGCCACCGTTCCGTTCCTGCTCGGCCACGACAAGAAGAAAGCCCGGTCGGACGCCATGGCGCTGCTGGAGCGAGTCGGCCTGCCCGCCGCGTTCGCCAAGCGGTACCCGCACCAGCTCTCCGGCGGTCAGCAGCAGCGCGTAGGCGTGGCCCGTGCGCTCGCCGCCGACCCGCCGGTGATGCTGATGGACGAGCCGTTCAGCGCGGTCGACCCGGTCGTCCGCAAAGGGCTGCAGGACGAGTTCCTGCGCTTGCAGACCGAGCTGCACAAGACGATCGTGCTGGTCACGCACGACATCGACGAGGCGGTGAAGCTCGGCGACCTGGTCTGCGTGATGGAGGTCGGCGGCCGGATCGGGCAATTCGACACCCCGGAGCGGCTGCTAGCAGCGCCGTCCGACGCGTTCGTCGAGGAGTTCCTCGGCGCCGACCGCGGGGTGCGCCGCCTGTCGTTCGTGGGGTCGGACGGCCTGGATCTGGACACGGCACGGGTGGTGACGTCCGGGACGTCGGCGAACACCTGGCGGTTGCTGGTGGACGCGGCGGGCCGCCCGGAGGGGTGGCTGGCGCCGGGGTCGTCCGACGGGCCGCAGCCTGCGGGCCGGGTGTTCACGGTGGGGCGTGACTCGCTGCGCGCGGCGCTGGACAGCTCGGTGCTCAACCCGTCCGGGGACGCGATCGGGGTGGACTCCGACGGGAAGGTGCTCGGGCTCGCCGGTCACGACCAGATCACCGGCGCGCTGCGAGCCCGGACGCACGAGCCCTCCGCGGAGCCGGCCACCGAGCCGTCCGGCGGGTCGTCCGGCGGGTCGTCCACCGAGCCGTCCGCCGCACGGTCGCAGCCGTCGCCCGCCGGGGCGGGCGAATGA
- a CDS encoding aromatic amino acid ammonia-lyase, giving the protein MSEVLLDGAALTAEQVRAVARDGAAVRVHPDGVTRANAAHQAVQALGATGPVYGRTTGVGANRLVAVEYESSSGPVVLGPEGSVISREVALHPPARHDAHGLRVLRSHAGGAGPLLDPISVRAMLTVRLNQLAAGGSGVEPGLLAGLEMALNHGLTPPVHAFGGIGTGDLPALAVTALCLLGEVPWRGGTMEPVPFDPADALAFISSNAGSIGEAALACADLSELLRASTVTTALAFLACDGNSEAYEAVVHLARPHPGQQTVAARLRDLLAGQALKPARIQDPYSYRAVPQVHGPALDAVVALERTLGIELNAPAENPLVDPVGNRVLHNANFHTAYLGLSLDAMRNALYQTAALSVARLSLLLEPAFTGLPPFLAAGPPGSSGLMILEYVAHSALGALRLNATPTALATAVVSRGVEEHAPFSSQAARNSLDAVASYRVVLAAELVAAVRALRMRGTPPVDGPLADAYAYAAERLSGRLDDRPLDQDVEDAAALLPALAAY; this is encoded by the coding sequence ATGTCGGAGGTGCTGCTCGACGGCGCTGCGCTGACCGCGGAGCAGGTGCGCGCGGTAGCCCGGGACGGTGCCGCGGTGCGGGTGCATCCGGACGGCGTCACCCGGGCGAACGCCGCCCACCAGGCGGTCCAGGCGCTCGGCGCGACCGGTCCGGTCTACGGCCGGACGACCGGCGTCGGCGCCAACCGGCTGGTCGCCGTCGAGTACGAGAGCTCGTCCGGCCCGGTGGTGCTCGGTCCGGAGGGCAGCGTCATCTCCCGCGAGGTGGCCCTCCACCCTCCGGCTCGGCACGACGCGCACGGACTCCGCGTGCTCCGCAGCCACGCCGGCGGCGCCGGTCCGCTGCTGGACCCGATCAGCGTCCGCGCGATGCTCACCGTGCGCCTCAACCAGTTGGCCGCCGGCGGGTCCGGCGTCGAACCCGGCCTGCTCGCCGGATTGGAGATGGCGCTCAACCACGGCCTCACCCCACCGGTCCACGCCTTCGGGGGCATCGGCACCGGCGACCTGCCCGCGCTCGCGGTCACCGCGCTCTGCCTGCTCGGCGAGGTGCCCTGGCGAGGCGGAACGATGGAGCCCGTCCCGTTCGATCCGGCGGACGCACTCGCGTTCATCAGCTCCAACGCCGGTTCGATCGGCGAGGCCGCGCTCGCCTGCGCCGACCTCTCCGAACTGCTGCGGGCCAGCACCGTGACCACCGCGCTGGCGTTTCTCGCCTGCGACGGTAACAGCGAGGCGTACGAGGCCGTCGTCCACCTGGCCCGGCCGCACCCCGGTCAGCAGACCGTGGCCGCCCGCCTGCGCGACCTGCTCGCCGGCCAGGCCCTCAAACCGGCCCGGATCCAGGACCCGTACAGCTACCGGGCAGTGCCGCAGGTGCACGGGCCGGCGCTGGACGCCGTGGTCGCGCTGGAGCGCACGCTCGGCATCGAGCTGAACGCCCCGGCCGAGAATCCGCTGGTCGACCCGGTCGGTAACCGGGTGCTGCACAACGCGAACTTCCACACCGCGTACCTCGGCCTGTCCCTCGACGCGATGCGGAACGCGCTCTACCAGACCGCGGCGCTCTCGGTCGCCCGGCTGAGCCTGCTGCTCGAGCCGGCGTTCACCGGGCTCCCGCCGTTCCTCGCGGCCGGTCCGCCCGGGTCGTCCGGACTGATGATCCTCGAGTACGTCGCGCACTCGGCGCTCGGCGCGCTGCGGCTCAACGCGACCCCGACGGCGCTCGCCACCGCGGTGGTCTCCCGTGGGGTCGAGGAGCATGCGCCGTTCTCCTCGCAGGCCGCCCGGAACTCGCTCGACGCGGTCGCCAGCTACCGGGTGGTGCTCGCCGCGGAACTGGTCGCGGCCGTGCGTGCGCTGCGGATGCGCGGTACGCCCCCGGTCGACGGTCCGCTCGCCGACGCCTACGCGTATGCGGCGGAGCGGCTGTCCGGAAGGCTCGACGACCGCCCGCTCGATCAGGACGTCGAGGACGCCGCTGCCCTGCTGCCCGCGCTCGCCGCCTACTGA
- a CDS encoding MurR/RpiR family transcriptional regulator has protein sequence MGNGDRAPTPTERLLALFDQHRLSPTQRRIAQHLLDHLPDAAFLSSVDLATQVGVSQPSVTRFAVALGFSGYPDLQRALRPIAMSAAANHPDPETVRRNELQAAVDAEIRNLEALRQSLIDPSRVLEVGRELANSTPLTVLGARISAPIADYFGYAAKRIHPDVRVVTSGGSAAYDALLQSREAGGEWVLAFALPRYAGETIAALRYARQVGLRTAVVTDAPIAPFADEVDVLLAAGVGTRLVFDSYAAPVTLAAVVLQAMADADPARTQARLEAYEGMAEGVGFFTDR, from the coding sequence ATGGGGAACGGGGACCGCGCACCGACCCCAACCGAGCGATTGCTTGCGCTCTTCGATCAGCACCGTCTCTCGCCCACCCAGCGGCGGATCGCGCAGCATCTTCTGGACCACCTGCCGGACGCCGCGTTCCTCTCGAGCGTGGACCTGGCGACCCAGGTCGGGGTCAGTCAGCCGTCGGTGACCCGGTTCGCGGTCGCGCTCGGTTTCTCCGGATACCCCGATCTGCAGCGGGCGCTGCGTCCGATCGCGATGAGCGCGGCGGCGAATCATCCGGATCCGGAGACCGTGCGCCGAAACGAACTGCAGGCCGCCGTGGACGCGGAGATCCGCAACCTGGAGGCGCTGCGACAGAGCCTGATCGACCCGTCGCGGGTGCTGGAGGTCGGGCGCGAGCTCGCCAACTCCACGCCGCTGACCGTGCTGGGTGCGCGGATCTCCGCGCCGATCGCGGACTACTTCGGCTACGCGGCCAAGCGGATCCACCCGGACGTGCGGGTGGTCACGTCCGGGGGTAGCGCGGCGTACGACGCACTGCTGCAGTCACGAGAGGCGGGCGGCGAGTGGGTCCTGGCGTTCGCGCTCCCCCGCTACGCGGGCGAGACGATCGCGGCGCTGCGTTACGCGCGGCAGGTGGGGCTGCGGACCGCGGTGGTGACCGACGCGCCGATCGCGCCGTTCGCCGACGAGGTGGACGTGTTGCTCGCCGCCGGCGTCGGCACGCGCCTGGTGTTCGACTCGTACGCGGCGCCGGTGACCCTCGCCGCGGTGGTACTCCAAGCCATGGCGGACGCCGATCCGGCGCGCACCCAGGCCCGGCTCGAAGCGTACGAAGGCATGGCCGAGGGAGTGGGCTTCTTCACCGACCGGTAA
- a CDS encoding LacI family DNA-binding transcriptional regulator, translating into MPQQRKRATIRHVAEATGLSTAAVSYALRGLQTSEETQRRVREAAAELGYEADPIARALASGRTGTVGLLCGSLEDLWQQSLAVAMGRELLGQDRYALILDAAGDPAREAILARQLRDQRVDALVVQPLDPSAPHWAELAGALPIVSIGDPLNGVQGGEVLFDNRTGVTLALEHLTGLGHRRIAVLTPNRPSTPDRPAEVHVGIEAARLGIDVRLVTSPHALAGATAVATEVLAADDKPTAVFCFADSIAYGVHAAARRLGLDIPADVSVVGYDSHPMSGLLSPALTTVDWDLAGIVRQATALAVAQIEKRAHRRRFVRAPRLWVRDSTAPPAV; encoded by the coding sequence GTGCCGCAACAACGGAAGCGCGCCACGATCCGCCACGTGGCCGAGGCGACCGGGCTCTCCACCGCCGCGGTCTCCTACGCGCTGCGCGGCCTGCAGACCTCGGAAGAGACCCAGCGACGGGTCCGTGAGGCCGCGGCCGAACTCGGCTACGAGGCCGACCCGATCGCCCGCGCGCTGGCCAGTGGGCGCACCGGCACCGTGGGCTTGCTCTGCGGTTCGCTGGAGGACCTCTGGCAGCAGTCGCTCGCGGTGGCGATGGGGCGCGAACTGCTCGGTCAGGACCGGTACGCGCTGATTCTGGACGCCGCCGGCGACCCGGCACGCGAGGCGATCCTCGCCCGCCAGCTGCGCGACCAGCGAGTGGACGCGCTGGTGGTGCAGCCACTCGACCCGTCGGCCCCGCACTGGGCGGAGTTGGCCGGAGCACTGCCGATCGTCTCCATCGGGGATCCGTTGAACGGCGTCCAGGGTGGGGAGGTGCTGTTCGACAACCGCACCGGCGTGACGCTGGCCCTGGAGCACCTCACCGGGCTCGGGCACCGGCGGATCGCGGTGCTCACACCGAACCGGCCCAGCACGCCCGACCGGCCCGCCGAGGTGCACGTCGGGATCGAGGCGGCCCGGCTCGGGATCGACGTCCGGCTGGTGACCTCGCCGCACGCGCTGGCCGGTGCCACCGCGGTGGCCACCGAGGTCCTGGCCGCGGACGACAAGCCGACGGCCGTGTTCTGCTTCGCCGACTCGATCGCGTACGGCGTCCACGCGGCCGCGCGCCGGCTCGGCCTGGACATTCCGGCGGACGTCTCGGTCGTCGGGTACGACTCGCACCCGATGTCGGGGCTGCTGAGCCCGGCACTGACCACGGTGGACTGGGACCTGGCCGGCATCGTCCGGCAGGCCACTGCGCTGGCGGTGGCACAGATCGAGAAGCGGGCGCACCGCCGCCGGTTCGTGCGCGCACCCCGTCTGTGGGTCCGCGACTCGACCGCTCCGCCTGCGGTGTGA
- a CDS encoding VOC family protein, giving the protein MGDLAVSNVLSGLAVRNVDAASEWMARLIGRPADARPMDGLADWHLPPHGTLQLVRDPERAGGSVVTLHVPDIAAAQAELAARGLDLQYDDNTSTKVKFGQLVDPDGNSITIIEAVAGFDPAASD; this is encoded by the coding sequence ATGGGTGACCTCGCGGTATCGAACGTGCTTTCCGGTCTGGCCGTCCGGAACGTGGACGCCGCCAGCGAGTGGATGGCTCGGCTCATCGGGCGACCGGCGGACGCGCGCCCCATGGACGGGCTGGCTGATTGGCATCTGCCACCCCACGGCACCCTGCAATTGGTGCGCGATCCGGAGCGCGCCGGCGGCAGCGTCGTCACCCTGCACGTACCGGACATCGCGGCGGCACAGGCCGAGCTCGCCGCCCGTGGTCTCGACCTCCAGTACGACGACAACACCTCGACCAAGGTCAAGTTCGGGCAGCTGGTCGACCCCGACGGCAACTCGATCACGATCATCGAGGCCGTCGCCGGCTTCGATCCGGCCGCCAGCGACTGA
- a CDS encoding META domain-containing protein translates to MIRLLSVCLILVLAACGTGDAVGSPQSENPLAGRSFESTGVTGRQLVEGTVIRLRFARDGQLAARAACNHLSGDFSLDGETLVVGEITQTNMGCDPSRHAQDEWLAGFLRSRPTWRLGDTDLVLRQGDVEIRLTERAERRQSTDGDPDGTRSTRLPSPPASAD, encoded by the coding sequence ATGATCCGACTTCTGAGTGTCTGCCTGATCCTGGTCCTCGCCGCCTGCGGAACCGGCGACGCGGTAGGCAGCCCGCAATCGGAGAACCCGCTGGCCGGCCGCTCGTTCGAATCGACCGGCGTGACCGGCCGGCAACTCGTCGAGGGCACCGTGATCAGGCTGCGGTTCGCCCGCGACGGCCAGCTCGCCGCCCGCGCCGCCTGCAACCATCTCAGCGGCGACTTCTCGCTGGATGGGGAGACGCTCGTCGTCGGCGAGATCACGCAGACGAACATGGGCTGCGACCCGTCGCGGCACGCGCAGGACGAGTGGTTGGCCGGCTTCCTGCGGAGCCGCCCGACGTGGCGGCTGGGCGACACCGACCTGGTGCTGCGGCAGGGCGACGTCGAGATTCGGCTGACCGAGAGGGCGGAGCGCCGCCAGTCCACCGACGGCGATCCGGACGGCACCAGGTCGACCAGGCTGCCGAGCCCGCCGGCGTCGGCCGATTGA
- a CDS encoding META domain-containing protein — protein sequence MRRKAMIRWISVLIVALLVGCGSPAASPASPTSSTEQSRRPSPVAEAQTAPALLNRRWVLYQIVIEGLVAPMPTGVYLRFEGGRVSGSSGCNTLTGSAVVGPSTIRFSGLTTTVIPCPSGPSAILSAMLFVLETGAVAYSVDGAGLHLRAGTRELTLRAG from the coding sequence ATGCGTCGAAAGGCCATGATTCGCTGGATCTCCGTCCTGATCGTGGCGTTGCTGGTCGGCTGCGGTTCCCCAGCGGCGTCCCCCGCATCCCCCACCTCCTCAACGGAACAGTCGAGGCGGCCCTCACCGGTCGCGGAGGCGCAGACAGCGCCTGCGTTGCTGAACAGGCGCTGGGTGCTCTACCAAATCGTCATCGAGGGTCTCGTCGCCCCGATGCCGACCGGCGTGTACCTGAGGTTCGAGGGCGGTCGGGTGAGCGGATCGAGCGGCTGCAACACCCTCACCGGTTCCGCGGTCGTCGGGCCGAGCACGATTCGGTTCAGCGGCCTCACCACCACGGTGATTCCGTGTCCCTCGGGCCCGTCCGCGATCCTGAGCGCGATGCTCTTCGTGCTGGAAACCGGCGCCGTTGCCTACTCCGTCGACGGCGCCGGGCTCCACCTGCGGGCCGGCACCCGTGAGCTGACGCTGCGCGCCGGTTGA
- a CDS encoding SigE family RNA polymerase sigma factor encodes MSDDEDEAYREYVLGVLPGLRRVAYLLCQDVHRADDLVQSALERLYVHWGKARKASEPAAYARTVLVRVFLSEQRTGWARRVVLVNGSAETTAGPGFDVEARLEMEAALRELPPRQRAVLVLRFYCDLSIEQTAAVLRCAPGTVKSQSARGLDKLREVLAANHSTPTGRS; translated from the coding sequence GTGTCCGACGACGAGGACGAGGCGTACCGCGAGTACGTCCTCGGGGTGCTACCCGGGTTACGACGGGTGGCGTACCTGCTCTGCCAGGACGTGCACCGGGCGGACGACCTGGTCCAGAGTGCGCTGGAGCGGCTCTACGTGCACTGGGGCAAGGCCCGCAAGGCCAGTGAGCCGGCCGCGTACGCCCGCACCGTTCTCGTCCGGGTGTTCCTGTCCGAGCAGCGGACGGGCTGGGCGCGCCGGGTCGTCCTGGTCAACGGGAGCGCGGAGACAACCGCGGGTCCCGGGTTCGACGTGGAGGCCCGGCTGGAGATGGAGGCCGCCCTGCGCGAGCTGCCGCCGCGCCAGCGAGCGGTCCTGGTCCTCCGGTTCTACTGCGACCTCTCCATCGAACAGACCGCCGCGGTGCTGCGCTGTGCCCCCGGCACGGTGAAGAGTCAGTCGGCCCGCGGGCTGGACAAGTTGCGCGAGGTGCTGGCCGCCAACCACTCCACCCCGACCGGGAGGAGCTGA
- a CDS encoding GntR family transcriptional regulator, which produces MVENGGKPKYLQLADELRRKIVSGSFPVGATLPSASELTELWDASSVEVRAVDGLVFSPYTAQTNAA; this is translated from the coding sequence ATGGTGGAGAACGGCGGGAAACCGAAGTACCTGCAGCTGGCCGACGAGCTTCGGCGGAAGATCGTCAGCGGCTCGTTTCCGGTCGGCGCGACGCTGCCTTCGGCCTCCGAACTGACGGAGCTGTGGGACGCGTCGAGCGTGGAGGTGCGTGCAGTCGACGGCCTCGTCTTCAGCCCCTACACTGCCCAGACCAACGCGGCGTAG
- a CDS encoding PLP-dependent aminotransferase family protein, with amino-acid sequence MHEGLTSAIRTAIARGRLRPGHLLPSSRALAAELGCSRWVVNEAYVQLTAEGHLETRQGSGTRIAAHATARTEPPHAESSDPEPPASHVDLRPGTPDVNGFPAAAWLRSLHHVLTDPAWTPPVFPPPAGAPRLRQTVAAYLRRARGIPVDSDDVVITCGTSHGMAAVARALTATATAPGVAVEDPGWFRFRQVAAAAGVRIEPVTVDANGIDVEAVRRADVAAVICAPAHQFPTGALLSPERRRTLLTWAARASTTIVEDDYDAEFRYDGRPVGALAGLSRDHVVYLGSVSKTLHPGIRLGWLAPPPALRGVLLAAVEAAGAGPSILDQLAFAHFVETGAYDRHLRRARKTYRLRRDALVAALQKHSVTGRLGAAQGIAAGLHLTLALPSKSDEHAVVARLADLGVTAIPLSRYTMRPQPPALVLGYGRLATSRAEWVATRIAKAL; translated from the coding sequence ATGCACGAAGGCCTCACCAGCGCGATCAGGACCGCGATCGCACGGGGCCGTCTTCGGCCCGGTCACCTCCTTCCGTCCAGCCGCGCCCTCGCCGCCGAACTCGGCTGTTCCCGCTGGGTGGTCAACGAGGCGTACGTCCAGCTGACCGCCGAGGGCCACCTGGAGACCCGGCAGGGATCCGGCACCCGGATCGCCGCGCACGCCACCGCCCGCACTGAACCGCCCCATGCCGAATCCTCCGACCCCGAACCACCCGCATCACACGTCGATCTGCGGCCAGGCACCCCCGACGTCAACGGGTTCCCTGCCGCGGCCTGGCTGCGCTCCCTGCACCACGTCCTGACCGATCCCGCCTGGACACCGCCGGTCTTCCCGCCGCCGGCCGGAGCACCCCGCCTCCGGCAGACCGTCGCCGCCTACCTGCGCCGCGCCCGAGGCATTCCCGTGGACAGCGACGACGTAGTCATCACCTGCGGCACCTCCCACGGCATGGCCGCGGTGGCCCGAGCCCTGACCGCCACCGCCACCGCGCCCGGAGTCGCGGTCGAGGATCCCGGCTGGTTTCGGTTTCGGCAGGTCGCGGCCGCGGCCGGAGTCCGAATCGAGCCGGTCACCGTGGACGCGAACGGTATCGACGTCGAGGCTGTTCGCCGCGCTGACGTAGCAGCGGTGATCTGTGCCCCCGCCCACCAGTTCCCCACCGGCGCCCTCCTGTCGCCCGAACGCCGCCGAACGCTGCTGACTTGGGCCGCCCGAGCCTCAACCACCATCGTCGAAGACGACTACGACGCCGAGTTCCGCTACGACGGCCGCCCTGTCGGCGCGCTAGCCGGCCTCAGCCGCGACCACGTGGTCTACCTGGGCTCCGTCAGCAAGACACTTCACCCCGGCATCCGACTCGGCTGGCTGGCGCCACCACCCGCGCTGCGCGGCGTACTGCTCGCCGCCGTGGAGGCGGCCGGCGCCGGCCCCAGCATCCTGGACCAGCTGGCCTTCGCCCACTTCGTGGAGACCGGCGCCTACGACCGGCACCTGCGCCGAGCCCGAAAGACCTACCGTCTTCGTCGGGATGCCCTAGTCGCCGCGCTGCAAAAGCACAGCGTGACCGGACGGCTCGGCGCGGCCCAGGGCATAGCCGCCGGCCTGCACCTGACCCTGGCTCTGCCATCGAAGTCGGACGAACACGCCGTGGTAGCCCGCCTCGCCGACCTGGGTGTGACAGCGATCCCCCTGTCCCGCTACACGATGCGTCCCCAGCCACCGGCGCTCGTCCTCGGCTACGGCCGCCTCGCCACATCGCGGGCCGAGTGGGTCGCCACGCGAATAGCCAAGGCTCTATAG
- a CDS encoding putative quinol monooxygenase translates to MSERLTVIAQLRAKPGREAALREALTALVPPTVLEPGCIAYDLHVAVDDQGSFHFYEVWRSPEEHAANLETPHLRSFLARSGDLLDGDIRVSLLRRLAPGE, encoded by the coding sequence ATGTCAGAGAGATTGACCGTCATTGCCCAGCTGCGCGCCAAGCCAGGGCGGGAGGCGGCGCTCCGGGAAGCCCTGACCGCGCTCGTTCCTCCGACCGTGCTCGAGCCCGGCTGTATCGCCTACGACCTGCACGTCGCCGTGGACGACCAGGGGTCGTTCCATTTCTACGAGGTCTGGCGCAGCCCCGAGGAGCACGCCGCCAACCTGGAGACGCCGCATCTGCGGAGTTTCCTCGCGCGGTCGGGCGACCTCTTGGACGGCGACATCCGCGTCAGCCTGCTCCGTCGTCTCGCGCCCGGAGAATGA
- a CDS encoding HNH endonuclease, protein MDVLVLNADLGPLHRVTLRHAVRMLVRQVAEVHEADPARTLGGWPRPTVVRLVRYVVTRWRYRRGPAWSRPGVLVRDERRCAYCGGHATTIDHVLPRSRGGGNSWTNTVAACSGCNQRKGDRTPSEARMPLLVAPVVPAWGALSFR, encoded by the coding sequence GTGGACGTGCTCGTGCTCAACGCAGACCTCGGGCCGCTGCACCGGGTCACCCTTCGACACGCCGTGCGAATGCTCGTCCGGCAGGTCGCCGAGGTCCACGAAGCCGACCCAGCCCGCACGCTCGGTGGGTGGCCGCGGCCGACCGTCGTCCGGCTCGTCCGGTACGTCGTCACCCGCTGGCGGTACCGCCGCGGTCCCGCTTGGTCGCGACCGGGTGTGCTCGTGCGTGACGAGCGGCGTTGCGCCTACTGCGGCGGACACGCGACCACCATCGACCACGTCCTGCCCCGCTCCCGCGGCGGCGGCAACTCCTGGACCAACACGGTGGCCGCGTGCAGCGGCTGCAACCAGCGGAAGGGCGACCGGACGCCGTCCGAAGCGCGCATGCCCCTGCTAGTTGCGCCGGTCGTGCCGGCCTGGGGCGCGCTGTCGTTCCGCTGA